ATGATATGAAGCCCAAGATGTAGCTCATGATTTACAACGTACAATTTGTAGAGCACGAGATCACACTGCATGCAATAAATCCTAGCCTTGTTTCACTGAGGGCCAAGACCCTTACCCACGACTAGTGAGGGCCCTGTGCCCCTCGCTGGCGATATTTGAAAAGTTGAATtgtgaaaaaaggaaagaataaatagaaaagatttaaaaaaattcagattttttttttttttttataaaaaaattgcaaaaatcatcattagaaaaataatgtaaaatcGTGTTATATAAGATGGCTAGCAAAAGCTGGATTGCTACCCAAGCAAgttttgaccaaaattgactagattaactatattgaaaaattgtgtaaaaatttaggattaaatttacaaaattaataagtttagaattgagTTAGCCATCATATAAAAGGTATAGGATTTTTCGGACAATTTCTAGTACAACTTAGTGATCGGGGCTAATCATGGATACATGGGtgcctaataaaataatagcTCTCCAAAGAGGTTTTGGCTAGGACAAGATCATGTCTAGGTACATTGCATCTAAAACAGAACTTCCTAACATCGTGAAAAGCCAAGGTTGAACCCCAATTGTCATGATACCCACTTATTATCTCcacttattttttcctttcttttaacATCTGTTGAAGTTTCGATTCAAGTTGGATGCACCCCTTCATTGCACTTAAACCATGACCTCCTGGTGTATCGGCCGTCATCTaataggtttagggttttttttaacaattttctaGCACAACTTAGTTATTGGGGCTAATCGTGGGTGCTTAACAAAATAATAGCTCTCCAAAACGGCTTTGGCTAGGACAAGATCATGTCTAGGTTCAATGCATCTACAACTCAACTTCCTAATAAATTGTAAAACCCAATTGTCTCGATAGTCGATACCCACTTATTATCTCCACTTTagtttcctctctttttgacATCTCTTGAAGTTTCGATTCAAAGTTGGATGCGCCCCTCCATTGTACTCAAACCATGACCTCCCTGTGCATCCTCCATCTCCTCTCTTGCTGTCCCGATCATCGCGTGCGGCGGCAATTCGTCGACTATGACAGTGGGAGACAGATATAGAAAGAACAATATGATATATTTAATCACACAGATTAATTTTACAAAGACAATGAGAGTCAATTTCAagctattttgattttttttttctttttcacctgaGTCGAATGGGGTTGAATCAATCTTTAGGCTACTCACTGTCATTTCGCATACAAGAagcaaagagggaaaaaagtaATCATTCTCGTGATCCTTCACAACGTACCGATTGGGCTATAATCGCATACTTTCCGATCAACGAACTTCAACGGGAATATGGATAAGTTACTTTACTGAAGAAGTGATAGACTCCCCAGGAATGGCAAGGCAAGAACCTGACAGGATTTCATCTAGAATCTGCATTTCCATTTGATTTCGGGGGTATCAATAAAGTCGAGCAGAAGACCCCACCACGAACACAGAACTTTCTTTAAAAAGCGTAGGGCACGACCACACACGTTGGGAAACAGTGACAACGCACTAAGATGAACAGGGTCTCTCTACTAGAGGCGGTTCTTTGCTCATATCCGAATAAGGTTGTCTTTATTGGGTCTTCGAAGCGGAGTAATAGTTCAGTTTCTTTACTTATTTGAGGTTGGTCATACAGGGCATGCGGGCCTCTTAGAAAATATGCTATGAACGCATCGTTGACCCCTTTTCTAACgttttaaaattatgaaatacCCAATTGTTTAACATAGTATGAGGACAATAAGCCACgtgttcaattttttcaaaaccCCTTTTCTAACGTTTTggattaaaattaaatatacgCAAGGTAAAGAATATtaaagtatttaaatattaaaccactcACTAGTCTATTAActtaatttttgagtaaaatggtTAATCTAATGTGGTATTAGACCACCAACCAATAGTTTAGTTTCTTATCGTCTCTTTACTTGTGGTGGGTTCACAACTTGCTCATTTAAGGTGGAAGCCATGTCCATCTCACAATATAGAGGAGAGTCTCAACTCAATTGATCGTGGGTGTTAGGAAAATTCCAATTTAGAAACTTGACATAGCTTGCTCTAGTCCCACTAACAATGTGTAAATTATTCAAGATCGGGATCACTTGCACAGGCCAAATACTTAGACTTGAGTGTTCGGGCGTCTAGGACGCCCCATAAGCCCGAGCCTATGCAGTTTTGCCTCGCGTATTATAAGGAAAGCACTAGAAGTACATTATAGAATCATTCCATTTAAAatttgcagaagaagaagattagtCTAGTGCACTCGATTAACACCATCGGATGTGAACAATCTCCTTCTCCTGTCGTAATCGAATAATTATTGCTACTCAAGGCTCTTGATAGAGTCTTAATACAATCAAACTCGTCAGGACTCGAACTTATGATCACACATCTTGATGATGTGTTAAAGGATCGCGCGTTGCTCGATTCCACAGTCCCTTTTTTCCTTCGTGTGATGAGCACCACCatcaataaatccaatttttttcttccctccaaTCTGTACAGGACCAAGATCCAATTTATATGAGCGACCCCTACAACACCATGAAACGCAAGAAGCAGAGCCATCCATTACCGAATCTCTCTCCAACCTATTCTTCTTTAGTTGCATGGCCACTACTTTTTCCCTCAGAGAGCGAAGCCAAAGCCTAAAAAGAAGTCATATATTTTATAAGTGCTCAGTCTCATATATATAAACTTGTACCATCCACTGAGAATAAATCACTTATCCCCCAGAGCAACCAAAAAAGCAGAGAACCATTCAGCTTAAAATCTTAGAAATTTCACCAGTTTGGCATGTCCTAGTTTTGCTGCTCTCTGATAACATGTAGGCCTCTCTCATCATTAGTGCTGCAAAATCACTTGCTCCAGGGGCTCCGGATCGTCACGTTAAAGACTTCTCTGAGCATCATTAACGTTCTGTCTGATGGTTCTTGTTCCGTCGATTTCGATGAATGAGGATCCCGCGGAGGCGGCGGATGTCGCGGCCGCAAGAGACACAGAGACTCAGCTCTCCAAGTTCTCCCAAACACTTCAACATCACCAACACGAGCAGCAAGCAAGAGTGGCTTCTTCAGGCAATGAAGAAGCCAACGCTGTCGACCACGAGAAGGCTGTCGGCCACACAGAGAGGTCCCGGTGGCTCACGACAGCCCCGGAGCCGCCGAGCGCATGGCGTGAGGTTGTGGATTATCTGAGAGGGATCGGTTTGCCTAGCGGGAGCGAGTTTTCATCGCTGAACAAGAAGCCAGTGACCCAACGTGTGGCTTGTGTTCTCAAGGCAATATTTCCTGTTCTTCAATGGTGCAGGGGCTATAAAGCTACACATTTTAAGAATGATCTGCTGTCTGGTCTTACTCTTGCTAGCCTCTGCATCCCGCAGGTGAATTTGCAAATAAGCCATGATGAAAATCGCTCCTTTTTCATTGCTGACAGTTCATGTTATTGTATCCCAACATACCATAACGAATTTATTCATCCTAAAAAAGCGTCAATTGAGGTGAACGTCCATGTTTCTTTTGTATGCAGAGCATTGGGTATGCTACATTAGCCAAGCTTGATCCTCAGTATGGTCTCTGTAAGTTATGAAACTGAAACTAGTTTCATCAAGAGTTTTTTCTTGCTTGGGTTTCGTCCGAGTGCATAGTACATATTGACTAAGCAAAAGGGTGAGTTTCAGCGTGCTTGAAATACTGATTTTTGGTGTTTTAACCGTGTCAGATACTAGTGTTGTTCCTCCTCTTATATATGCTATGATGGGGACTTCGAAGGAAATTGCCATAGGACCCGTCGCTGTCGTTTCGATGCTGATTTCATCAATGGTTACGCAAATAGTCGATCCTGGATTAGAACCAGTACTTTACAGGAACCTTGTTTTCACCGCAACTTTCTTTGCCGGCGTCTTTCAAGCTGTTTCAGGCCTTCTAAGGTGGTTCTCATTATTTTTCTCTATCGTGGCTAAAATGTTGCGTCATATATTCTTTCCTCATTTGCTTTTCGATGTTGAAGGCTTGGATTTCTGGTGGATTTCCTCTCGCATGCAGCACTAGTTGGTTTCATGGCTGGTGCGGCTGTTGTCATTGGTTTCCAGCAACTGAAAGGACTTCTTGGCATCGCTCATTTCACAAACCGAACCGACGTTGTCTCGGTCCTGCAATCTGTCTGGAAATCATTTCATCATGACTCCGTAATCATTCTTTGCcgaatttataaattaatttccgCGTTAATCCATATATAATCTTTGGAAACACATGAAAGAGAACAGGAAAGTAGATTGAGTATAGTATAAGTTATTTTGTGTTCGTTCTTATGGTGCAGTGGAATCCTTATAATCTCCTTCTTGGGAGTGCGTTCTTGAGCTTCATCCTCATCACGAGATTCCTAGTaagtgaaaagagaaaaataagaatttggTCACCTTTGTCTGTCCTCACCATTAAACTTTCTATACAATTCGAAGTTCTCATCGTAGAAGCCAACTTTTTTCAGGGAAGAAGAAACAGGAAGTTCTTCTGCTTGGCAGCCATTTCACCTCTGATCTCCGTGATTTTGGCGACAGTCCTCGTTTTCGTTACAAGAGCGGATGAGCACGGAGTCAAAATCATCAAACACATCAAAGGAGGCCTGAACCCCATCTCGGCACAGCAATTGCAATTTAGCAGCCCATACATCGGCGAAGTCATTAAAGTCGGTCTTGTCATTGGTGCCATCGCGCTCACTGTGGGTATCCAATAATGGACTAACTCCTCAAATTAAGATTAGTggagcattttttttcaatacttGCTTACACAAAGTCTATATTATCTGAAATTTAGGAAGCGATGGCGGTCGGTCGCTCTTTTGCTGCGATGAAAGGTTATCATCTCAACGGAAACAAGGAGATGGTGGCCTTGGGCGTCACCAACATAATCGGCTCAATCACTTCTTGCTATACAGCGACCGGTAAGCCTCTTTCGGAGCTGCATGTTGGGAAAGGACCAACCAAAATGGTCTAAAGAAAGGTTTTCACAaacatttatgacccatttaggATGTGTTGCATTTTCTTAGGTTCTTTCTCGCGCACTGCGGTGAATTTCAGCGCTGGCTGTGAGACTCCAGTATCGAATATTGTGATGGCCATCACGGTGCTGATGGCATTGGAACTGTTCACGAGACTTCTCTACTATACTCCGGTTGCGATCCTTGCATCCATCATTCTTGCGGCTCTTCCAGGACTCATTGATCTCCATGAAGCTTATCATATCTGGAAAGTTGATAAGATGGACTTCCTTGCTTGCATCGGCGCATTCGTGGGCGTCCTGTTTGTATCTGTAGAGATTGGTCTACTAATAGCGGTATTAGTTTACATCCTATGCGATTGATAAATTCGCTATTACCTCATATCTTAAGAAGTTCCTTTTCCACAATGCTTGATATGAATATGAAAGTTGCAGAATAAATTAAGTTCCATAGATATCGTTCCCGTTGTCTCGTTCTTAATGAATCGTTTCCAAATCTTGTTCTGACAGCCGAAGTGCATACTACAGGTGACAGTGTCTTTTGTGAagatcatactcatttcaattCAACCGGGTATTGAAACGCTCGGACGCCTTCCAGGAACCGACACGTTCTGCAATGTAGACCAATACCCGATGGCTATCACAATACCGGGCGTGATGGTCGTCCGCGTCAAGTCTTCCTTGCTTTGTTTCGCCAACGCCAACTTCATCAAGGACAGGTACTTATATAAGCTCTATCATTACATCAAATTCAATTCAGGACATAAACTTCTGATCATATAGATTGTGTGCTTTTGACTAAGAACCACTTAATATCTGTATCATCGTCTCATTCAATGCAAAGGATTATGCAATCGACTGGTGGAGAAGATGAAGGGGAGCGCAAGATGAATGACTTCCAAACCACTCAACTAATCATCCTTGATTTGTCTAGTAAGCATTTggtaaacaaacgcgtttataTGTACAAGCACTATTGACTTTGTATTC
This region of Eucalyptus grandis isolate ANBG69807.140 chromosome 8, ASM1654582v1, whole genome shotgun sequence genomic DNA includes:
- the LOC104415813 gene encoding sulfate transporter 2.1, coding for MVLVPSISMNEDPAEAADVAAARDTETQLSKFSQTLQHHQHEQQARVASSGNEEANAVDHEKAVGHTERSRWLTTAPEPPSAWREVVDYLRGIGLPSGSEFSSLNKKPVTQRVACVLKAIFPVLQWCRGYKATHFKNDLLSGLTLASLCIPQSIGYATLAKLDPQYGLYTSVVPPLIYAMMGTSKEIAIGPVAVVSMLISSMVTQIVDPGLEPVLYRNLVFTATFFAGVFQAVSGLLRLGFLVDFLSHAALVGFMAGAAVVIGFQQLKGLLGIAHFTNRTDVVSVLQSVWKSFHHDSWNPYNLLLGSAFLSFILITRFLGRRNRKFFCLAAISPLISVILATVLVFVTRADEHGVKIIKHIKGGLNPISAQQLQFSSPYIGEVIKVGLVIGAIALTEAMAVGRSFAAMKGYHLNGNKEMVALGVTNIIGSITSCYTATGSFSRTAVNFSAGCETPVSNIVMAITVLMALELFTRLLYYTPVAILASIILAALPGLIDLHEAYHIWKVDKMDFLACIGAFVGVLFVSVEIGLLIAVTVSFVKIILISIQPGIETLGRLPGTDTFCNVDQYPMAITIPGVMVVRVKSSLLCFANANFIKDRIMQSTGGEDEGERKMNDFQTTQLIILDLSNLMSIDTSGIASLEELHKNLVSHGVEMAIVNPKWQVTHKLRLAKWMSKIGGKAFLTIQDAIDACPNAKLASI